The Sylvia atricapilla isolate bSylAtr1 chromosome 12, bSylAtr1.pri, whole genome shotgun sequence genome has a segment encoding these proteins:
- the NOB1 gene encoding RNA-binding protein NOB1 isoform X1 produces the protein MGHTDMARVPHVVADTGAFLSAAPLQDIADALYTVPEVLAEIRDRPTRRRLAALPCELRVRRPRPELLRLVTEFSKKTGDYPSLSAADLQVLALTCQLQAEIDGPGCLRWEPQDKVRLSSSLRHPEAPLHVAGFHLPAKHRPAGKCPRQPSPGPASAPADSDQFGSFLYWRPPLPSIEEELRELLAISGSPEPPEGHRSSAGGASAGEEEEEEESDDEGWITPSNLKQAQQDTGHCDTAPVGVQVGCVTTDFAMQNVLLQMGLHVLAVNGMLIRRARSYILRCHGCFRTTSDMTKVFCPHCGNKTLKKVAVSVSDDGSLHMHFSRNPKVLNPRGLRYPLPAPQGGKHANNPHLVEDQRFPQQRLSRKARQKTNVFDPDYLAGASPFAENDVHSRAAHLQLRDAALGAGRRRLNPNAVTKKFVRRR, from the exons ATGGGGCACACAGACATGGCGCGTGTTCCGCACGTCGTGGCCGACACGGGCGCGTTCCTGAGCGCGGCCCCGCTGCAG GACATCGCAGACGCGCTGTACACCGTGCCCGAGGTGCTGGCCGAGATCCGCGACCGGCCCACGCGCCGCCGCCTCGCCGCGCTGCCCTGCGAGCTGCGGGTCCGCCGGCCGCGGCCCGAGCTGCTGCGCCTCG TCACCGAATTCTCCAAGAAGACCGGGGACTACCCGAGCCTCTCGGCCGCCGACCTGCAGGTGCTCGCCCTCACatgccagctccaggctgagatCGACGGCCCCGGCTGCCTCCGCTGGGAGCCGCAGGACAAG GTGcggctcagctccagcctgcgGCACCCCGAGGCTCCCCTGCACGTCGCCGGCTTCCACCTGCCCGCCAAG CACCGGCCCGCGGGGAAATGCCCCcggcagcccagccccgggcccgcctCGGCCCCGGCAGACAGCGACCAGTTCGGGTCCTTCCTCTACTGGCGGCCGCCCCTGCCCAGCATCGAGGAGGAGCTGCGGGAGCTGCTG GCCATCTCCGGTAGCCCCGAGCCCCCCGAGGGGCACCggagctctgcaggtggggccAGCGccggcgaggaggaggaggaggaggagagcgaTGATGAAGGCTGGATAACTCCCAGCAACCTGAAGCAGGCCCAGCAGGACACGGGGCACTGCGACACTGCTCCTGTCGGTGTCCAGGTGGGCTGTGTCACCACGGACTTCGCCATGCAG AACGTGCTGCTGCAGATGGGTCTCCACGTGCTGGCTGTGAACGGGATGCTGATCCGCCGGGCCCGGAGCTACATCCTGCGCTGCCACGGCTGCTTCAG GACCACCTCGGACATGACCAAGGTCTTCTGTCCCCACTGCGGTAACAAGACCCTCAAGAAGGTGGCAGTGAGTGTCAGTGATGATGGGAGCCTCCACATGCATTTCTCCCGCAACCCCAAGGTGCTGAACCCCCGGGGGCTCAGG TACCCGCTGCCGGCGCCGCAGGGCGGGAAGCACGCCAACAACCCTCACCTGGTGGAGGACCAGCGCTTCCCGCAGCAGCGCCTGTCCCGCAAGGCCAGGCAGAAAACCAACGTCTTCGACCCCGATTACCTGGCCGGGGCGTCGCCCTTCGCCGAGAACGACGTGCACAGCCGGGCCGCTCACCTGCAGCTGCGCGACGCCGCGCTGGgcgccggccgccgccgcctcaaCCCCAACGCCGTCACCAAGAAGTTCGTGAGGAGGAGGTGA
- the NOB1 gene encoding RNA-binding protein NOB1 isoform X2, which yields MGHTDMARVPHVVADTGAFLSAAPLQDIADALYTVPEVLAEIRDRPTRRRLAALPCELRVRRPRPELLRLVTEFSKKTGDYPSLSAADLQVLALTCQLQAEIDGPGCLRWEPQDKVRLSSSLRHPEAPLHVAGFHLPAKVRHGGGRGAAAPEPHSDQFGSFLYWRPPLPSIEEELRELLVRKNPLAGEEEEEEESDDEGWITPSNLKQAQQDTGHCDTAPVGVQVGCVTTDFAMQNVLLQMGLHVLAVNGMLIRRARSYILRCHGCFRTTSDMTKVFCPHCGNKTLKKVAVSVSDDGSLHMHFSRNPKVLNPRGLRYPLPAPQGGKHANNPHLVEDQRFPQQRLSRKARQKTNVFDPDYLAGASPFAENDVHSRAAHLQLRDAALGAGRRRLNPNAVTKKFVRRR from the exons ATGGGGCACACAGACATGGCGCGTGTTCCGCACGTCGTGGCCGACACGGGCGCGTTCCTGAGCGCGGCCCCGCTGCAG GACATCGCAGACGCGCTGTACACCGTGCCCGAGGTGCTGGCCGAGATCCGCGACCGGCCCACGCGCCGCCGCCTCGCCGCGCTGCCCTGCGAGCTGCGGGTCCGCCGGCCGCGGCCCGAGCTGCTGCGCCTCG TCACCGAATTCTCCAAGAAGACCGGGGACTACCCGAGCCTCTCGGCCGCCGACCTGCAGGTGCTCGCCCTCACatgccagctccaggctgagatCGACGGCCCCGGCTGCCTCCGCTGGGAGCCGCAGGACAAG GTGcggctcagctccagcctgcgGCACCCCGAGGCTCCCCTGCACGTCGCCGGCTTCCACCTGCCCGCCAAGGTAAGGCACGGCGGAGGGCGAGGGGCTGCGGCCCCGGAGCCCC ACAGCGACCAGTTCGGGTCCTTCCTCTACTGGCGGCCGCCCCTGCCCAGCATCGAGGAGGAGCTGCGGGAGCTGCTGGTGAGAAAGAATCCTCT CGccggcgaggaggaggaggaggaggagagcgaTGATGAAGGCTGGATAACTCCCAGCAACCTGAAGCAGGCCCAGCAGGACACGGGGCACTGCGACACTGCTCCTGTCGGTGTCCAGGTGGGCTGTGTCACCACGGACTTCGCCATGCAG AACGTGCTGCTGCAGATGGGTCTCCACGTGCTGGCTGTGAACGGGATGCTGATCCGCCGGGCCCGGAGCTACATCCTGCGCTGCCACGGCTGCTTCAG GACCACCTCGGACATGACCAAGGTCTTCTGTCCCCACTGCGGTAACAAGACCCTCAAGAAGGTGGCAGTGAGTGTCAGTGATGATGGGAGCCTCCACATGCATTTCTCCCGCAACCCCAAGGTGCTGAACCCCCGGGGGCTCAGG TACCCGCTGCCGGCGCCGCAGGGCGGGAAGCACGCCAACAACCCTCACCTGGTGGAGGACCAGCGCTTCCCGCAGCAGCGCCTGTCCCGCAAGGCCAGGCAGAAAACCAACGTCTTCGACCCCGATTACCTGGCCGGGGCGTCGCCCTTCGCCGAGAACGACGTGCACAGCCGGGCCGCTCACCTGCAGCTGCGCGACGCCGCGCTGGgcgccggccgccgccgcctcaaCCCCAACGCCGTCACCAAGAAGTTCGTGAGGAGGAGGTGA